The genomic DNA AATTGGCTTAACGCCGTCCTGatcaaacataaataaaaaataagaaatggTTTGGGAATGCTTTTGGATTTGGTTAGAACACAACACTCGAAACTAAAACTTTGTTTGTAGCTTCAGCTTTTTCGTTTTTAGGATTGACTGCAAGACGGTAAAACTCTTGCACTTactgttttatttcttaaagAAAGTACATTTTGCAGCTTGTattgttaatttgtttttgcaatGCATTTTTTATCGAGTTACGATATAAATTGTTTCATGTTTGTTTTACAAATTTCGATAATACTTATATATTTATAACTCTTTTAATATATATTTAACACTATATTTTGAAAACACCAATAATCTTCTCACGATATTAATCTTTACGAATAACATTCACAAAATGCTTGGGAAGGGAATATGAATTAAATCCAGCTACCTATAATTCGATGCTAGTGGGCCGAATGTTAATGTTTAGTTAATGCTTAAgtcaaaaattgaaaaaaaaaatcgtttgtaTTTTTATGGCTTTAAAACAAGTATTGTTGTCTGTTAAAAAACTATTAAACTTTACGTATATAATTATGGCTCACACTGTATCGCAGGCAATTTTTACCTTTCATTTTAAGTCTATTAAGCCATTGAGTTTTCATTATATCCTGTGTCCAatctataaaataaaatcttgaatgtttcatattttaaaatatatttaaaattgcGACAATACAACGTGCATCCACCATATCgctaaataaacaaaacattaaaatttaaCAATTTCGGTTTCAAACATTTAGTAACAAACATGAAAGtaacaaaacatttcaaccaaccaaaaacTGTATTGGTGGCCTTGAGATACGCCTATTTAATGCATGTATTATTTATGGAttttatataatttaaaaaagacaGAGCTATTTCCTTTATTCTACTAATTCTCATCacttaaaacaaacaacatattTGTATGCCCAATAAATCATCATTCCTATCATTCAACCCTATTACTCTACCCTTGATATTGATCAAGCTCGTGCTCGTTATAGATTCCTAATCAAActcatttaattttttcccTCATCCAATCGCGATGACAGTTAAAATATCTGCAAACGATCCCGAACCCGAACAAACCCCCCTCCGCGAGAAAAGCATCATTCCCGCTGCAAAACGATTGTccgttaaatttaatttcctcgttttgtgtttttcctcaTCCGACAATCTCATCCCGATACGGTCGCCACGGGAAAAGCCGGCTTTAAGCTCACACAGTTGCACGAACTGAgtgtgcatgtgcgtgtgtAGTCTTCCCCATCCATTCTCTAGTGGCCTGGTTTTGAATGCCCGCCGGCCACGGGAAAACTGATTCCATCCTTCCCACATCTATTGCTCCACTATGTGCCGCTATTGTACTACACACTCGGTGGGGCGAAAGCCTTTTTCCCCTAGAACGTTTCATTTGACGTTttgtattattgttttttaagTTGCCTTTGTCTGCCCGTACCATTGCAGAGTTTGCATTCGTTTAAACGATCACCGGGTTTTGTGCACCCGTTTTTCCCGATCCCGGATGTGCAGTTCGTACGCGAAGATACGTACCGGGGTTTCGATAACAACAATATCGTTTAAATAGGTTCCATTTTAATTATTGATTGCTCGTTGCTTAAACACTTGACATACaacgggtttttgtttggctcGTTCGCCGTTGTTCACTTTTTGTCCTCCGATTCTAATGCCTCATCGCAAAGCTCTACTCGTGATTCTTTACCAAGTTCGCTTGTCTGCATGTGAACATTCTCGCTTCCATTGATCGGTTTTAGTacgttttcgattttttcttcttcttttgttttcatgccctcggttttgtgtgtgtgggtgtgcaaATAGTAGTTTGTACCGTTTTAAATGGCAACCGTTGCAATTTATACGTTCACGTACACGATTTGTCGCTGAACAAACGCGACAAATGATGGCACCAGCATCAATGCAACCGGTCACAAATCGTCGCTTGGGCCGGCACGATGCCGGGGCTGGCGAAACCCGTCGGAAGCTTTCCCGACCCACTCGATATGTTTGTCATTAAATTACTTTCCCGCGAGTTTTCTTTCCCTCGAACATCCGGGGCTGAAAAACagcgccaaaacaaaaaacatgcaaATCGATATGCGACGCGCCCCATGAAATGAATCCCGCCCGGCACATCAATTGTGTCGCTATTTGCAGtcgttttaaattttcccaTCACAAAacgtggctgtgtgtgtgtgttttgttttctcgggAAAATTTTCCGCTTTTTCCTTCACTTCTTAGTCAAAACGGACTCTTTAAGTTAGCTGGCCAGATGTTTATGTGCACCCCGTATGTTTAAATTCTCGCTGCACTTGGCACCAGAGTACGGTGAAGAGTCgcagcacacaacacaacagcaacagcaagcacacacagattgtaaataaattgtaattaaTCGGAAAAATGTATCTCTCTCTTGGTCGTTCGGTAAATCGTTTTTCCCAGCGTTTGATGTTTCTCCGAAGCGAACGGTGGTTGGAGTTTTCTCCCCGAAGGCCCACCCCGCAATGGAACGAGCGAAAAACCTCCACGATGACAATGAAAGGTTTTAATAGTGACAGAGTTTTTCCGTCGAACGTGCTTCTCCCccagtccatccatccactcgGTTCtgtgtgaaggttgaaaattaaacaaacgaaATTAAACATCAATCACAACGCGGAAGGTCACCGCTGTCCTTGACTGTTGGTGCTTTACCGCTGCAAtcattttatttgcctttatTTGATATCCTGTCTCattctcgctctcactctctctccctctcttctttATTTGCAGTACGAGCCGGTGTTTGATTCCGGTACGAGTGCATCCTACGTCTATCACATGATACTGCACGAGTGTCAAGGATCGTCGCCGGAGCTGGAAATTATGTCACGGGAAAATGGTTGCCCGTGCTATCGGGCGGATAAATCGATACTGACCTGCAACTCGATCGTGGCCGCCTGGACGCGCGGCTCGGAGGTAAGTTGATGATGGAGCTTTTCCCTTCTATATTTTGAAGTGAGACCTGTTCCCGTGacggagttttaaatattttaccagTGAATTCGGGCACGATTAGCCCCTTTGATTGACTGGGTACAATGACGATTTGGGGACTATCAGCGAGCGTTGGTTGGTTCGTTCGATTCGACTGCAAATATGActattttaaaattggaaaGTTGATTATCATCCCAACATTTTGTTGGTGGAAAAGGACCTTTTTGAAAAAGGAAATTCCATGGAGATTTTATAGTAATTTCATCATGTTTAAGTGGAATATGTAATAACAAAATAGTGACGTTATGTTCGTGCTGCAATATTCGTGATTCGGTTAGAGCGATTGGCTCATGGAATCGAACTTCATAATTGAGATGAAGTAATCAGGTGCCTTTGTCTTtgtaatatatatattttttattttttgattaAATGAGTTACTTGCATCTGATGTCTCTAGACATTAATGACCCTGTATAAAATTTGTGATATTTTTGGGACTAATTTCTTGATTATCTAGTCCATCGACAACTatccgagcatgcccgggatgcAAAGGGAGAGCAAAATAACAATACGACGCAAGCCGTCAtacataaattataattaaatagTCCATCGacaataaacaatttaaagcaTAAGTTGAAACCACAGAAAGCTCTAAATATATTTCATTAGTTTTCCTGAAGGTTTTGTCAGATACAATTATCGAAGTAATTGATGCGAGTATTCGCTatccgtctctctctctttttggtCTGACACCCCTTTAGGTCatccctgccatttctggcttactagacttaacaAAAGCACGCTGTTGGATAGACTGTTGGCCTGTGGAGACTAAAGCTCAATTTACAAATCTTCATAATAACTGTGGATTGATGATTATGTTTTCTGCCTCATCATTCTGAGTACGAGTGTCTTAATGCTTTTAATGGTCTTTCCGGAATATTTTTACAGATCTTCAGCTTTTTTTCTCGGCTATtcggattttatttttctcaagCAAGTTCTTTAAGTCTCAAAACCTCTGTAACGCTCTCAAGCCTCGTTTTGTTACTTCGTTAAAGAGTACACTTTCTAATTGGTGCATATTGCCAGTATGCATTGTCAGTACTTTCATAAATTGAAACTGTTCTATTCGATGTAATTCGCATAAAACTCTAAATATAGCACTTTAATAAGTAAGACATGaccaacggcaccggtcttcaaaGGACGGACTATCCAACAACGTGGTATTATTAAGTCTAGAAAGCCAGAGCtggcaggcataacctaaTTAGAGGTCGTAAGGCTAAGAAGAGAGAGAACTCTGAAAACATTTACAAAAACTCTGGTTTTAAAACTGCGCCTATTGAATTTCTATACTATTTTCAaggaattttattaaaatgaaTTCTTGTTTAAAAACCCTATTTCGACGATTTCGGTGATGTTTATTAAACATTTACGACTCGTCCCGGAATTACTTATCGATGTAATAAAACGCTTCCCCAAACCGTTGCTAGTCATCAACTTTCTCCGCACAAAAACAGACAGTCCGCCAAGGAATCCATTTCGATTGAAATGCCGTTATTTGCGGGATAAATGTTCTTTCCGTTTTGAGTTGATTAACAGTAATCAAAACTAGAGacgatcaaacacacacacacacagatggcTATAAAAATAAACGCATCGAGCTCATATTTCACAATGccagaaaaatatttttttattgaccACAATAGCGAAGAAGCGTCCGCGTTTCCGTTTCCGATGCCATGTCACGCGTTTTGTTCACCTTCCTTCCACGCGCTACAGGAACGAATCAAACCATGGCATTTCACGACGTTCCTTAAACAGTTCTACGCTCCCAGTAGCGTTTGCCTCAATTAGTGAACACAACCGAACAGTTCGATGAAATTGAAACACATAAAAACGCAGGATCCGAGGAAAACCCTGAGAGACCCAAAGTTGCGTGCGTACATACCTCGGAAAATGGAACCATTTAGTCcgtggggggtgggggaaataACGGAGGATCCTTTGAAGGGGGACAGTGGGAAAAAGGCAACCACACCTGCGACCTGCACCCGACCACCGTCGGAGTGAGATAGTGTGTGGAGTGAGATTTTGTTCTTCCTTTCTTCAGCGCTATTTTCGCAGAAGAAAACTGGATGTTGGGGAATGggaaaaacaaaggaaaaacatcCCCCCCTCCCATCATTCCATCCCGCCACCGAGTTTCCCAGACGTCATGCTGCGCAGTAAATCGGTTACCATACCATATTTATGTcctggttgttttttgtttcccattttcctgCCACCAATTGCGTTGCCCACTTTTCCACCATAAAACTTTATGGATTTCAATCAAAAACCTATAAAAAAGCGCGCTAGAAAATCGGACCACCACACGACCACACCACCATTGGCATTTTGGCCGcgtgctttccttttttctccgtATTTGGCAATAGTTCTTCCTTTCggtggtgtttttgttgttggtttgcttCTCATTCAGTGAAACCATTGTTTGCCACCGgaaaaatgtatgtttttcgagcttatttataaacatttGCACaggaacactcacacacacaccatatcAACGGACTTATTCGCGTATACAGTCGGTAACATAATTAAACAGACGGTTTATCTATATTTTTTcgtaaattataataattctaCATTTCTGTTAAACTTAAAACAAGCTTaatgagcaatacggccaggacgttctttttaaataaaaaaaaacaagcctacaaatttgtttatattttttactCAAGTTTTTTGAGtctggaatttatttttgtttgatttttggtATAGGTGATACAATCTTTCACAAGCTGAATAAATAACCCTTTCATTATGTAAATACATTCTACACTAATAAGACCTAAACTAAAATATGGATTAGGCATAGAAAATAGATTTTACCTCACGTAAGTCGGTTTATATGCGTCgttcaatgaaataaaattgtagAGTACCAACTTGAAAAGGCAATATTTGATAGACATTAgacttaaaattaaaaatgtatgaTGTGTTTAGGTTTAGGTGCTTTAATTTCAAATATACAATTTTTGTACTATTCTTataatttactttaaattCTATTTTATTCGCCTTCATTcctcttgattttttttttcaaaattctcAATTATAAAAGTGTTCCTATAGTTATGTTACGCACTGTATTACTGCTGAATATCCTTTCAGCATTTTTGGCCAAGTTTCCTCCTCAGACTAGCAGGCCGGCGTGTATCGGTGTTTCGTGTGGTGATATTTCCGCCGTTGTTCTGGGGTGGTCCTCGCTATGCTTGTGCTATCAATATTTTTACGACTTTTGttatttgctttgtttgctggGGTGAGCTTTTTCACTCACCCCACCGAGCGAAGCAACTAACTACCATTTGGACATGTTTTAAGGTTCATTTTGGTTCGGGTTTTCGGGGCGATTGGCCAACTCGGAgggcaataaataaatttcttggttattgttttttaataGAGCCCGTCGGTGTTCGACTGGTTCGGAATGAACAACGtctctctttcgctttcgctcCCCACACAACTGCAAGACCTTTTGTGGGGCAAGAATTTGTTTCAtgacctgttttttttttttgctcggttTTCCATTTGCAGGGCTTTTCCTTTCCGAGCCAGGTAGGCTATTCGCTTGAATCGAATCAGGCCCGGTTCTACCTGATGGAGACACACTACAGCCTCTCCGCGAACGAGTACACCTggccaccgaaaccgaaagccATGGTGGACAATTCGGGCCTCCGGTTGTTCTATACCAGCACGCTTCGTGCACAGGACGCTGGCGTTCTGTCGGTCGGTATAGATCCAAACTGGAGGCATATTATCCCACCCGGCCAGGAGCACGTCGTTTCGGAGGGCCACTGTGTGGGTGAGTGCACCCAGCGAGCCTTCCCGCGCGACGGTGTCAACATCTTCGCAGTAATGATGAGGACACATCAAATTGGGCGTCAGATCAAGCTGAGACAGATCCGTCAGCGTGAAGAACTGCTCCCGATCGCACACGATCGTAATGCGGATTGGAACTATCAGGAGTATCGACGGCTATCGGCACCGGTTCGTGTTCTGCCAGGGGATCGACTGATCGCGGAATGCATCTACGACAGTTCAGCAAGAGCTGCCATCACACTCGGTGGGTTGACAACGCGGGAAGAGACGTGTCTGGTGCTGGCACTGTACTACCCCCGGCAGAAGGAACTCACCACGTGTCACTCGCTGCCGAGTTTACCCACCGTTATCAACTCGCTCGGCATCAACGAGCTAGTACCGTAAGTGTtgacacattttatttttgacaCTCTCACAGAGTAACTTATtggaaaactgtttttttttttttggttctaaTTTCTACAGAGGATCAAACCCCGTACGGATCGCATCTCCACCGGAGCTCTCCGGAATGACGCTCGAGACGCGTTTGATCTCGTACGACTGGCGGAACAATTTCCGCAGCTTCCAGTACGTCACTAGAAGAGGGTCCTTTAAGCCGTTGTGCTGGAGCGCCAAGAATCAGCCCATGCCGGTAAGTATTCGACGGGAGATACGAAACCTCTAATTATTGTTATTTAGAAAAAGGAATATAAGTACAACAAGAAAATCTGATGGCAATTTGTTACCTCAGATAGATGCAAGAATGCAAGGAAATATTGTAATTGTTTCCAGTGATACATCTTGCACAGTTCAATGTCTGTTGTCATTTCCGTGCTTAATCCAGATTGATGGACCTAGTTGACCGATAAACGAAGATATGCAAAGGTTTTGTTAACAATTCCAACTTCACCATGAAAAGGGATAACCATTATGCATTAGTTGAGACGTCAGAATTACCAATAAAGGAAACCTAAAAATTGAACCACAAATAAGGTTCCTTCAAGGGCATTCCCTGGAACAAAATGCCACGGGTAATGTCGCACCCAAAAATTGTACGAACGCATTTGAATCGAAAAGGATTCTACTTCTCTAACGGACGATGATGATCTTCCGTGTAATAAATTTTTCAGTGCTACCGCTCATGGAAATGACTATGTAAAAGTTTAATAACTTTTCGTGTGAAATTATTTCTTAAATTTGATGTTAgaggtttgtgtttgttgtgacGCCATAGCGACGTCCTACTTAATAGGAaacaagtgttttttttttttttttgataaaaaaggaTTTTCGGTAGAAATAATTCTTGATTTTATATCTTGCTTCAAGTATGTGTTTTGTATCGCAAAAAATATGTTTGCCCTGAAATATGCAATCACATTCCACACACATAGGATGAAATGGTGTCCTATACCCAATCAAAACACTAAACGGGCAGGCAGTTAAAAGCTTAATTCAATTCTTGTTTGATTATCCTTTTATTCCTCTCGATAAAGCATCCGGTTCGAGTCTCAATCCCATAAAAAGCTCCAaacaaatcgatcgattcaatcaaaacaaattaaacaacaaaacctccCACCCCAGAGACGTTGGAATTAACGTTCAGAACGATGCAAATGAAAAAGCATTCATTTAAAAACTGCCCGTCGCTTTCCACTCCGTATGTTTAAAGCTTCTTCTGCGCCTGGCAGTCGCTTCTTTGCCGGGGCAGTAAGCGGCCACAGCCAAACCAAAGCTACCCGAACCGAAGGAATAcaaatttgatttaaataaatgaaatatatACGGTACGGGGAAATCCTTCCTGTATCCTTTCGGTGTCTCGGCGCAAGCAGATCCCCAGCCTCGGAAGCCTCGCAGCGAAACCAACCGGACAGTACACGCAGCTTCATGCAAAATTTATTCATTCTTGCcttgccgtttctggctttccctGTACCGCTGCTCCATACGGTCGGTATGAATTCCATTCCAATCGAAGCAATATAACTatacagccacacacacatacacaccttcTTCTCATCGCTTGAAGCAAAACCCGGGTCAGCCCGGGTTCGAACGGGAAATGCAACATAGTGTCCTTgcagcgagcgagagaaaagCCCCTTTTATGCATTAGAGAGGTTTTGCGTTTGTGcaagtgtgtgtttctgtatGCACTTCCGCCGCCGGTGGAGAAGCTCTAAGTCGGCTCAGCTGCTATtgaacagtagcagcagggAAGGATGTCGAAGCGGttgggaaataaattttattgataAGCACCCAGCTGGCAGTCGATGAATGTTGCACCGGCTCCCTGAATCCATGCAGAATTTATCGGCCTGACGTTGAGTTATTGCCCACATCGCACCCGTACGCCGTTGCTCACGTGTGTGGGTGCACTGCCTGTGGAGAATTTCCCGTTCGAGGAAAATGTGCCTTTCCGTGCCTGTATGCATGGGACCATGTTGGCAATTATTAGCAATAAAGCAGCATACTCTCACACATTTTTGCGCCGCTAGGCATTGTTGGGTTGCGGGATGAAAATAATGGTATCTAAATTTCTttctctgttttcttttccctttacACTATTTTTCTCGCACAGGGCACAGAAAATTTGGAAGGATTCGCACCGAACATCACCAAATCGTACAAGCTGATCCGGTCGTGCAGTTTCGTCGGAAGCACCAATGTCGCCAACGTGTTCTTCCACAATCGGAACCGGTACGTGACGGAGTCAGAGACGAGCGTCGACCTTGCCGACCACGATGAGGACGATATCGACAGTAATAACGTGATAGAGGGCGCCGCCAGAAGCAAGGTGTCCCGCAGCTCCGTCACGGAGTCGATGGGATTGAGCGGCGGTTTGGCAACGGATCGGCCAGCCGGTACCGTACCGAAAATCTTCGCCTCGTTGCTGTTCATCGTCGTGCTCAACTCGTTCCGGATAGCGGCGGTGTAAAGGCAACGCGCCCGGCATCCATACTCACCAACGAGTCCTAGATTCGGCCACGTTCGTACGGCGAACGACTGTGAGATTGTACATACAACAACCGAGGTATGAGCgcgcgcatgtgtgtgtgtgagtgtgtccgGGAGTggggagaaggaaaagaatgATCGGTTTTCCGGCGTGCAGTGCGCTGGGAAACTTTACCGCTAAGCAATGATTACCGGGGTTACCTTGTATTCCACCAGGTGGAAAGATTGTCTGTTTATTTTCTAAGGTCTGCGCGTCTATCACATCCAAGTAGTTGATGAATGTTGTAAAAAGTGCTGAAAAAACAATGGGGAAGAGTTGACAAATGTGCGTGGAAAAGTGTTGCTGGACAGTGAaaatcgaatgaaaaaaaaagaattctaTAACAaactggaaaaaaataaaaatggagaaCAAACTATAGAAAAGAGGAAACACaacataaaagaaacaaaatccgTGTCAAAACACTCAAAACATAAACCGAATACATATAGTAAAAGATGAACAGCAACAGTAACTCTTTCCCTCTCCCGTCACTGTACATACAACAAGCCTTGCCAACAAACGGCTTTTGGCAtccgtttttttgtaaatagtgcattttgtataaaaagaagacgaagaagaaaagcaagaTCGTAGTTGAACGAAAGCAAAAGTAAGCAAAGAATGAAATAGAGCAAgtagaaagaagaaacaagaaaatgaaacgaaaccaaaaaaaaacacataacaatagaaagaggaaaaatcaacattaaaaaaacagATCTCGTACACTCGGTAGCAAAATGGTGGTGCAAACATTATAGATGTCAACGTGGTAGTGTAATTTAGaaaaaacccgaaacaaaacgaagaaaaaaacctgatCATAAAAGTGAAGGAAAGCTAAAGGAAAAGCTAGAACGAAACCTGTGAATAACAATActgttgtcggtgtgtgtccTGTGAGAGTGTGCT from Anopheles stephensi strain Indian chromosome 2, UCI_ANSTEP_V1.0, whole genome shotgun sequence includes the following:
- the LOC118507460 gene encoding MOXD1 homolog 2-like, whose product is MLPIMCVARRRMSFSSTVACAVLVVLVSSSALSLVTGAHWDHAIFLDDDYRLLWSITGQDITFEVQVRTHGYVGLGFSKDGTIYGADMVIGWVDQGQVHFQDRHVKKHGSGEPLVDSSQDYVLLLGYENQTHTVLRFKRKLDTCDVAYDVPITNDTMRVIYMYHSKEPQSPGNLPDPVEAFKQARSLFLTQRINQAPLKPDPRLRTMELLNQDVNLPQGDGTLHWCKMFKLNDINRKHHLIRYEPVFDSGTSASYVYHMILHECQGSSPELEIMSRENGCPCYRADKSILTCNSIVAAWTRGSEGFSFPSQVGYSLESNQARFYLMETHYSLSANEYTWPPKPKAMVDNSGLRLFYTSTLRAQDAGVLSVGIDPNWRHIIPPGQEHVVSEGHCVGECTQRAFPRDGVNIFAVMMRTHQIGRQIKLRQIRQREELLPIAHDRNADWNYQEYRRLSAPVRVLPGDRLIAECIYDSSARAAITLGGLTTREETCLVLALYYPRQKELTTCHSLPSLPTVINSLGINELVPGSNPVRIASPPELSGMTLETRLISYDWRNNFRSFQYVTRRGSFKPLCWSAKNQPMPGTENLEGFAPNITKSYKLIRSCSFVGSTNVANVFFHNRNRYVTESETSVDLADHDEDDIDSNNVIEGAARSKVSRSSVTESMGLSGGLATDRPAGTVPKIFASLLFIVVLNSFRIAAV